The genomic interval ATCAGTCACAATATTGTCAGAAATTACTTAAAAAGTATCATATGACAGAGGCTAAATCAGTATCTACTCTTATTACTAACCATTTCAAACTCTAAGCAGAGAATTCACCTAAAGAATCTGACATTGAACATCAGAAGATAATGTCAACTGTCCCCTATTCTCAAGTTGTGGGAAGCTTAATGTATCTAATGGTGTCTACAAGGCCGGACATTGCCTATGCTACAAGTCTTGTGAGTAGATATATGGCTAATCCGGGTAAAAGGCACTGAGAGGCAACTAAGTGGATAATGAGGTATCTTAAGGGTACTTCTAGTGCTAAACTAATGTACCAACAGCTTCCAGACAGAGAACCAGAGTTGATTGGGTATGTTGACTCTAACTATGCTGGAGATCTAAACAAGAGAAGATCCTTATCAGGTTTTATCTTCCTTATGGAAAGTGTGTCCTAAGTTGGAAGGCTACATTACAATCAGTAGTAGCCCTTTCTACTACTAAGGTAGAGTTTATTGCTCTTTCAGATGCAGTAAAGGAAGGTTTATGGCTAAAGGGTCTCCTATATGATTTCGGGATCAAACAAAATACAGTGAAAATTTTTTGTGATAATTAGAGCACCATACATTTATCTAAGCACCTACAGTACCACAACAGAACTCAACATATAGAtgttaaatatcatttcattcGAGAACATATTGAAGAAAAGCAAGTTGAAGTTCTGAAAGTACATACCTCGGAGAATGCCTCCGACATGTTGACAAAGACTGTCACTCAGCTCAAACTTCAGAAGTGCCTTGATATTATAGAGTTTGAGTTGAGAGACAAAGGTTAAAGAAGAAGACAATCAGTTCAGAGAAGCTGAAGAAacacttgaagtttctttcaaggtggagattgttatTACAGATAAATGAAAACAACTTCAAGGTTGTTAGAAATCAGTTACATACAAGCTGTCTTTATATACATTTTGTAATTACATGTACAAGTAAGAGAGTGAAAATTTACAGAGTGATCAAGAAAACTATCAGACTTATCTTGTAATAATTTTTTGTAACTCCTCGAATAGAAAATCATCAGCTTCTCTGTGGGCTTAGGCTATCTTTGGCCGAACCATGTAAAACatcgtgttcatcttctttcttGACCTTCTTTACTCTATTGTGTACCTTTAgccaacgatcgtgtacctggcACTTCCATCGTGTAGACTATCCTCGACTTCGAACCCCATCGTCTAGACAATCTTTAGTAAAGCCTTCATTGTCTAGACGAATCAAGCCCTATCGTCTAGATGAATCCCTACTTTACCTTCAATCGACTAGACGATAGCAACCTCCATCATCTAGGCGATCTCTGACAACTTTCTCTCTTAGGTTCTCCCCTTTCTTTTCTCTCGTTTTCTCTCtgcaacaaagaaaagaaaagaatagtcATTGAAAGTCTTCAAACCTCAGAAGTGATTGTTTCTAATCATGACCGTCAAAGTGTAGGGTGAAGATTATTCTTCACACGGATTGTGCTTTTAGCACACTGGTTTGAGTTCAGTGTTTTTCATAGGTGGTATTTGGTTTTCACCATCAAGCCTGGTTTCAATAAGCCCAAAGATCAAATCGTTTTTATATTTGTAGTGAATTCTCAACCCAAATTTCATATCAAGCCcaacaattttaaaacaaactATATAGATATGCTCATTTCTTATACACatactctcatttttctcttatttgTCTAATTCATTcaccaattttctcaaaaattaacataaaaacaaaaattttaagttaaaacataaaaccccataaatctcacaaaatttcaaaatcaaatctctccttaaaatataccaaaacgttaaataaccaaataaaaaaaaaagtatgtggGTATTAACATAAACTCAACTACTAAAATATAACCTTGTTAAATAATTAAGTCCTAAGATCCCTTAGTGCTTCCATTATTCCCTTTCTTTTTGTTATAGTCTATATACCTTAATGAAGTgagcaattttatttatttatttatatttagataaacaaatgtcAGATAGTTAACAAAAACAAGAGTAACAGAatattgaagaagatgaaagaaaaaaaaaggaaaatagagaagtaagagaatatgaatgatttttgtttatatattatcagtaagagtattttttaactatttttagtttaatggtattttttaattttttttttaaagtttagaggtaTTTTTTACCCAAAATACTaatagttttcttctaaaattaATGGTAAGAGTAATTTTGAAcactttttgaaagtttttaagtgtatttttaaaacttttgatagctaaaatacaaagtttaggaatatctatataatttagcCTTTTAACCTAATAATAATCATCATTAAACAACAACTAACTATtaaaatacatattattatatagaactcaaaaaaatcaataataatcttttttttttttttagttgaacAAACATATAGAATGAGGGTTTACAGTGGTATTACATTTTGATAAGAAGaattgttaattatttaatttgcataactaaTTGGTCTTAGTTTGaataagttagttatttcttatttttgttgTAAGACTATAAATAGCCATGTTAGAATtgttatatgaaaattttgaaaatcatattaaatagaACTTTGCCCTCAACTCTTAAGGATGCACTTCATTTGTTTGGTCATGAATTTAATCTAATACATAACAACGTTGCATCACACATTGAGTGGAAAAATAAGCATTATTATGAGTCATTTTGGACCAAGAGTCTCAAACTCAAAATTGTATAACATTTAAGAGTAAAATCGGAATGATAGTAGTCATGTGAGGACCAAAGGAGTGCAAGAAATGGGTCAAGGGAGGAAGAGACCACGAGAAGGGAGGAAATTGGGCACTACTCGCCTCGAAGGTTGTGGCTGCGGCCACTTCGAGCCAAGAAACCTAACATGTTTGCCTCGACCTTGATGGCCTAGGATGAGGCCACTATCTTAGGGATGGCTTTCCCACGTGGTTTGGTCCCTACGGGTCCTCGATCGGATCGAGACAAGAGATTCTCAGTTTGACCAATTATGTGGCTCAAACTGGGGATTTGAATTGGATCCCCAAGTGGGGATGGGGAAGGGAACCCGAACCCGACCCCACCTTCATCTCTTTTTTAATTACTtatttatatacataaaaaagtaaaaaagaaaaaatactaaaacattttaattatatatatatatacacactaaAAGAGTAGCTTAGCTGAAAGTTACTGTGTTAGTTAACTTTCTTGTGGTTCACAATCTTAGTCCCATGGTCGATCCAAATTGGAATCCCTGAATCCCTTTCAAATTAGGAACCCTAGAATTCGCCCATCAATGTATAAGAGGCCATAAGCATCACCCAAAATAAGTAATGTTTtctatttctaattttttctgACCCTTTATTGAATAATGATTTAAGCATCAAAGGTTCTGTCATAGACACAACACTGGTattctcttcttctttgttttactgatcatctttcttctttaaaattataaatttatcgtGAGCCATGAAGGTCAGATGATTCTTCTTATCTAGGTTTTTCCACCAAGTGTATATTGatgaaaacaattatttaaacttaaattcaacatctaTTCATAGATGTCTTCCACTCTCCTTGGATTCTAACTCATAATTGTATGAATTTTTGTGAATTTAACTTTAATCGATTACTAAGGACTTCCACTTATTGGATCTTCTATATATTTCAAAccaaaaaataagaaacattaaagtgttaatataatattaaatttacatttATCCATCtacatacttttttttatttggatatTAAAAAGTCGTGTAATGTATCAATTATTGTATTTTGGTGCGGTTAAAAGTGACTGTGTGTATCAAACTGGAAGCTCCTCAATTTCCCTGTTTGTCACGTAATGCCCCAAAAAGAATCCAATATATACCTTATTAGCTATTTAAGTTTTGAGAATTTGGGAATGCTTaacagagaagaaaagaagaatgatTAGATTAGTTTTTGTCTGATTTGGTCACATAAGAGGAGAAAGGAAATGGGTCAATGTATATGACATCATAATCACctttaattaagaaaatttaaaaagaaaaagaaaaggaatttccATTTTCCCATAATTACTCAGAAGCAGTGGCAGTAACATAATAAGCAACACAAAACAAGCCATGAACAAAACACAAAATCCCTCCAATTGACAGAAAATGATGGTGTGTGAATCCACAAGTTGCTCTTGATTTGTTGTTCCCTAATGCCCCAATCACCAACATAGACATTCCCACTGCAAGAATTATCctttcaaaacaaaacaaacaaacccaATTTAGACTTTtacttaaaaattcaaattttgatttcatttttcagaaaagaagagaaaataattaaataccaTGTGAAAATGAGGCAAGCAATGGAGAGTTGCTTATTTGGAGGAGATTTTTCAAGCTCTTCTTGAGAACAAATGCAATTGCAACCACCAAGTAAATTAGCAATGATATGGGCTAATCCCAAAAGCCCTGCTGCTCCTAATCCCAATTTGAAAGCTTGTTCACTTGGGTCTCTACACTCAAATATCCATAGTCGTAGATGTTTCAC from Benincasa hispida cultivar B227 chromosome 10, ASM972705v1, whole genome shotgun sequence carries:
- the LOC120089064 gene encoding uncharacterized protein LOC120089064, whose product is MRLVGVLICLLVVAMDIVAGLLGIEADIAQNKVKHLRLWIFECRDPSEQAFKLGLGAAGLLGLAHIIANLLGGCNCICSQEELEKSPPNKQLSIACLIFTWIILAVGMSMLVIGALGNNKSRATCGFTHHHFLSIGGILCFVHGLFCVAYYVTATASE